The Geminicoccaceae bacterium SCSIO 64248 genomic interval TGGCCGGGCATGCCAAATTGCGCTTGAATTGCCGGCCATCGCAGGAGTAGCGAATCGTCCGGTATCACGTGGAGCCGGTAAGCCAGCCAAAGGTAAATATCAAGCGCTAGGCAGCGATTGCGAAGATGGCGAAGGGCACCTTCCTGAACGGGAACGGGGTGGCGCAAGAGCGCGTCATAAAAGCTTTCGGACAGGCGAACAACTCGTTCGGTCTCGCGCGAGCGAGGATCAAAGCTGCCCCGAATGATCGTATCCTGCCAGCGAGCGACACCATCTTCACCGGTGTGGGTGAATGTGACCACGGACCGCTCGATCCGCGCTGCTTGTGCTGCAACCCAGTTGTAACTCTTCCCGCCTGTTGAAAGACCCATAGCGGCCAACCAGCCATGCATGCTCTTACCGAGACGCACTTCGGGAGAGCCCAAGCGGATCGCCTCGGTCTGCAGGTAAAGCATCATGTAGCGGGCGGTGGAGCCGTACGGCACGCCCAACTTGGTCCCATTCTCATCCGCGAGAGGCTGAATCGTGAGGCGGATACGGCCGTTCTCTCGCGACCAAACCTCATCGTCTGCCCTCTGCTTTCGCGGCAAGACTGTCAGGCAGAACAGAGAATGCGTGAACCCTCGATCGATCGTTTCGTCGGCCATAAAGTTAGCAGCGACGTCGATGACCGAACGGCGCT includes:
- a CDS encoding replication protein RepA codes for the protein MGDLHRQIELFGRAAVVRDQPERRSVIDVAANFMADETIDRGFTHSLFCLTVLPRKQRADDEVWSRENGRIRLTIQPLADENGTKLGVPYGSTARYMMLYLQTEAIRLGSPEVRLGKSMHGWLAAMGLSTGGKSYNWVAAQAARIERSVVTFTHTGEDGVARWQDTIIRGSFDPRSRETERVVRLSESFYDALLRHPVPVQEGALRHLRNRCLALDIYLWLAYRLHVIPDDSLLLRWPAIQAQFGMPGQKSFHFKADFLKELEYACAVYPEARLEVEPTGLRLFKSPPPSPARPKLVFVK